A region from the Bacteroidota bacterium genome encodes:
- a CDS encoding DUF4290 domain-containing protein translates to MPYNTQRPKMILREYGRHIQILVEHACTIEDGEVRNKLVQDIIDLMGTMNPTLRNVEDFRHKLWDHIYMMSDFKLNANSPYPTPERELLRRKNIKLKYPRQKIRFAHYGKNVESCVNKAAKMEDPAMKQEFAQVIGNYMKLVHQNWNNEDVNDETIKSDLQSLSDNQLQLQENTDLDTLTKSTRRQPQQQQQNRPNKNFQNQGGRNFKRPGQGQNPNYQNFKKNR, encoded by the coding sequence ATGCCTTACAATACTCAGCGGCCAAAAATGATACTTCGCGAATACGGCCGTCATATACAGATACTGGTGGAACATGCGTGCACGATTGAAGATGGAGAAGTGCGCAACAAACTTGTGCAGGATATCATCGATCTTATGGGAACAATGAATCCTACACTGCGCAACGTAGAAGACTTCCGTCATAAATTATGGGATCACATCTATATGATGAGTGATTTCAAATTAAATGCAAATTCACCTTATCCAACCCCGGAGCGCGAGTTGTTGCGACGGAAAAATATTAAACTGAAGTATCCTCGTCAGAAAATTCGTTTTGCCCATTATGGTAAAAACGTGGAATCATGTGTTAATAAGGCGGCCAAAATGGAAGATCCGGCAATGAAACAAGAGTTTGCGCAGGTGATCGGAAATTATATGAAACTTGTGCATCAGAATTGGAATAATGAGGATGTTAATGATGAAACCATTAAATCTGATCTTCAGAGTTTGAGCGATAATCAATTACAATTACAGGAAAATACCGATCTGGATACATTAACAAAATCCACTCGCCGTCAACCTCAACAGCAGCAACAAAACCGTCCAAATAAAAACTTTCAAAATCAGGGCGGAAGAAACTTTAAACGTCCGGGACAGGGCCAAAATCCAAATTATCAAAATTTCAAAAAGAACCGTTAA
- a CDS encoding sigma-70 family RNA polymerase sigma factor: protein MTDKEILHLCLNEKTRDLGFKHLVSVYSKKIYWHVRRMVTDHDDANDVVQNCFIKAWKGLPNFREDSQLFTWLYRIATNESITFLQDRYRKNNSGTAIENNSFVSSLKEEVWMDGETLKEKLQSAIDTLPAKQKQVFIMRYFDEMKYEEMEEILGTSTGALKASFHHAVKKIEVILKEGLNFG from the coding sequence ATGACAGATAAAGAGATCCTCCATCTATGTCTCAATGAAAAAACCAGGGATCTCGGTTTTAAACATCTCGTTTCTGTTTATTCGAAAAAAATTTATTGGCATGTTCGACGAATGGTCACCGATCACGATGATGCAAACGATGTGGTGCAAAATTGTTTTATAAAAGCATGGAAAGGATTGCCGAATTTCAGGGAGGATAGTCAGTTATTTACCTGGTTATATCGCATTGCAACAAATGAATCCATCACCTTTTTACAAGACAGATATAGAAAAAATAATTCCGGTACGGCAATAGAAAATAATTCTTTTGTAAGCTCCTTAAAAGAAGAGGTGTGGATGGATGGTGAAACATTGAAAGAAAAGTTGCAGTCAGCCATTGATACCCTTCCCGCAAAACAAAAACAGGTGTTTATCATGCGTTATTTTGACGAAATGAAATACGAGGAAATGGAAGAAATATTGGGAACTTCCACAGGTGCACTGAAAGCAAGTTTTCATCATGCAGTGAAAAAAATTGAGGTTATTTTGAAGGAGGGATTAAACTTTGGGTGA
- a CDS encoding transketolase family protein, with the protein MINVDYTNQKDTRSGFGAGMSELGKLNPEVVALCADLVGSLKLDDFIKNHPERFFQCGIAEANMTGIAAGLTIGGKIPFACTFANFATGRVYDQIRQSVAYSNKNVKIAASHAGVTLGEDGATHQILEDIGLMQMLPNFVVINPCDYNQTKAATIAAAEHMGPVYLRFGRPKWPIFYPTTEKFEIGKAWKIQDGKDVSIFATGHLVIKAIEAAKILVEKGYSVDLINIHTIKPLDVDAVIQSVAKTRCVVTAEEHQIIGGLGSAIAKTVSENTPAPIEYVGVHDKFGESGTAEQLLTKYGMSTQHVVDAALKVMQRKG; encoded by the coding sequence GTGATAAACGTAGATTACACCAATCAGAAAGACACGCGTTCCGGTTTCGGCGCAGGTATGTCGGAATTAGGAAAGTTGAACCCGGAAGTTGTTGCCCTTTGTGCCGACCTAGTTGGTTCCTTAAAACTCGACGATTTCATTAAAAACCATCCTGAACGCTTTTTCCAGTGCGGTATTGCCGAGGCAAATATGACAGGAATAGCCGCAGGACTAACAATTGGGGGCAAGATACCCTTCGCCTGTACCTTTGCCAATTTCGCTACAGGTCGCGTATACGACCAGATCCGACAGTCGGTAGCCTATTCCAATAAAAATGTAAAGATCGCGGCTTCCCATGCCGGTGTTACTTTGGGGGAAGATGGCGCAACTCACCAGATATTGGAAGATATCGGTTTGATGCAAATGTTGCCAAATTTCGTGGTTATCAATCCTTGTGATTACAATCAAACCAAAGCTGCAACAATTGCGGCAGCTGAACATATGGGCCCTGTTTATCTTCGTTTTGGAAGACCAAAATGGCCCATTTTTTATCCTACCACCGAAAAATTTGAAATTGGAAAGGCCTGGAAAATTCAGGATGGAAAAGATGTTTCCATTTTTGCAACGGGTCACCTTGTTATTAAGGCAATTGAAGCTGCAAAAATTTTAGTAGAAAAAGGTTACTCCGTAGATCTAATTAATATACATACCATTAAACCTTTGGATGTTGATGCAGTCATACAGTCTGTTGCTAAAACGCGTTGTGTGGTAACTGCCGAAGAACACCAGATAATTGGTGGATTAGGAAGTGCAATTGCAAAAACAGTAAGTGAAAATACTCCCGCACCAATCGAATATGTAGGAGTTCACGACAAATTCGGCGAAAGCGGAACTGCAGAACAATTACTCACTAAATACGGTATGAGTACACAACATGTGGTTGACGCAGCATTAAAAGTGATGCAGAGGAAGGGGTGA
- a CDS encoding VWA domain-containing protein — MKKIITYHPKLFSIILILFISTQLFAQTAQPTRVLFLVDASRSMLQNWDRNSKMVAAHRVVNGIADSLNNMPNVQMAMRIYGHQSPQPANDCEDSKLEIAFKSKNALAINNKLDDIRPQGVTPIAYSIEQTITDFGPDAKNYRNILILVSDGFESCGLNPCEVVLRLKNQGIITKSYVIGIGIDATEYSQFSCMGEFLNIESELQTEFVINTTIAKIFNSVFTRVDLLDVNKDPTETDMLMTFTDAETGKARFNYYHTIDPKGHPDTITLDPSLGYDLQIHTTPEIWKKNIDLTKGELNIITEPAPQGYLKVYVKGETFKGRINCIIKKDKKIVINQTSNNSQKLLIGEYELEILTLPVIKVSGVQVEQDKTTTIEISAPGYVTFSKNEQIAGAIYENKENKLEEVYELSDTNLKETLALQPGKYIVIYRYLSKKDMAATKEYTFEVVTGTALTVRL; from the coding sequence TTGAAAAAAATAATTACATATCATCCAAAATTATTTTCAATCATACTGATCTTATTCATCAGTACACAATTATTTGCTCAAACTGCGCAACCCACACGTGTGCTGTTTTTAGTGGATGCATCGCGCAGTATGTTACAAAACTGGGATCGCAATTCTAAAATGGTGGCCGCTCATAGGGTTGTAAATGGAATTGCAGATAGTCTAAATAATATGCCAAACGTTCAGATGGCAATGCGCATTTATGGACATCAGAGTCCGCAACCGGCTAATGACTGCGAAGACTCCAAATTGGAAATTGCATTTAAATCTAAAAATGCTCTTGCAATTAATAACAAGCTGGATGATATTCGTCCTCAGGGAGTTACCCCAATTGCGTATTCCATAGAACAAACAATTACGGATTTCGGTCCTGATGCAAAAAATTATCGCAATATTTTAATACTTGTAAGCGATGGTTTTGAATCCTGTGGGTTAAATCCCTGTGAAGTTGTTTTGCGATTAAAGAATCAGGGAATTATAACAAAATCATATGTAATTGGAATTGGTATAGATGCAACGGAATATTCACAATTTTCCTGTATGGGTGAATTTTTAAATATTGAATCGGAGCTGCAAACCGAATTTGTGATAAATACTACCATTGCCAAAATATTTAATTCCGTTTTTACCAGAGTAGATCTTTTAGATGTTAATAAAGATCCAACGGAAACAGATATGCTGATGACCTTCACCGATGCCGAAACAGGAAAGGCACGATTTAATTATTACCATACTATAGATCCAAAAGGACATCCGGATACCATTACACTTGATCCATCTTTAGGTTATGATCTTCAAATTCACACTACTCCGGAAATTTGGAAAAAGAATATCGATCTCACTAAAGGCGAATTAAATATCATCACAGAACCGGCTCCTCAGGGTTATTTGAAAGTGTATGTGAAGGGAGAAACCTTTAAGGGAAGAATCAATTGCATCATCAAAAAAGATAAAAAAATCGTCATAAATCAAACCTCCAACAACAGTCAAAAATTATTAATTGGTGAGTATGAACTTGAAATTTTAACTTTGCCGGTAATTAAGGTAAGCGGAGTTCAGGTTGAACAGGATAAAACCACAACAATTGAGATCTCAGCGCCCGGATATGTCACTTTCAGTAAAAATGAACAGATAGCCGGTGCGATATATGAAAATAAGGAGAATAAATTGGAGGAAGTTTACGAGCTGAGCGATACGAACTTAAAGGAAACACTGGCTTTGCAGCCCGGAAAATACATTGTTATTTACCGTTATCTTTCAAAAAAGGATATGGCTGCAACAAAAGAATATACCTTCGAAGTTGTAACTGGAACTGCACTTACCGTCAGACTCTAA
- a CDS encoding VWA domain-containing protein, which produces MHKLLLLLSVFLSVSGFSQTKPVGNTKRILILLDGSGSMVDPWNNTNKWEVAKKLVVKTIDSIQKAEPDVQIGIRVFGHQSPRVAHDCEDSKLEVPISKNSASAIKAKLNTLTPQGYTPIAYSLFLSAGDFISTEGTNSIILITDGIENCEGDPCASSDVLREKRITLKPFVIGLGLKESDKKNFECIGSYYDAGNEKAFSNAMSIVISQALNITTTQINLIDAFGLPTEKNIEITFYDSFSGEVRYNYVQTPDEKNQPDTLYLNPIGKYNIVVHTTPEVELKEVELIPGKHNIIGVDVPLGILQLTEGTGTVFSEKQCVVRNNDSGEILYVQNFNSKHKYIAGTYDIDVLTLPRIHYENYQIKGGVDNKIEIPLPGTLNISSPENKIYSIYTLTDGNLEKIYESTLTGSGASEMVQLLPGDYKIFSRSNLKKASANTKETNFTIKSSKTALVKL; this is translated from the coding sequence ATGCACAAACTTTTACTTTTGTTATCCGTTTTCCTATCTGTATCTGGTTTTAGCCAAACTAAACCTGTAGGAAACACCAAACGTATCCTCATTCTTTTGGATGGAAGTGGAAGTATGGTGGATCCCTGGAACAATACCAATAAATGGGAAGTAGCTAAAAAGCTCGTGGTAAAAACAATTGATAGCATTCAAAAAGCAGAACCTGACGTTCAGATCGGAATACGTGTATTTGGTCATCAAAGTCCAAGAGTTGCCCATGATTGCGAAGATTCCAAACTGGAAGTGCCAATTTCTAAAAATTCAGCCTCTGCAATTAAAGCAAAATTAAATACATTAACTCCCCAGGGATATACGCCCATTGCTTATTCCCTTTTTCTCTCAGCCGGCGATTTTATTTCTACGGAAGGAACGAACTCCATTATTTTAATTACGGATGGAATTGAAAATTGTGAAGGCGATCCCTGCGCAAGTTCAGATGTGTTGAGGGAGAAACGAATTACCCTGAAACCATTTGTTATTGGCCTCGGATTAAAAGAAAGCGATAAAAAGAATTTTGAATGTATTGGAAGTTATTATGATGCCGGAAATGAAAAAGCATTTTCTAATGCAATGAGTATCGTAATTTCTCAGGCATTAAATATTACCACCACTCAAATAAATTTAATTGATGCTTTCGGATTGCCTACAGAAAAAAATATTGAAATAACTTTTTACGATAGTTTTTCCGGTGAGGTGAGATATAATTATGTGCAAACTCCGGATGAAAAAAATCAACCCGATACCTTATATTTAAATCCCATTGGAAAATATAATATTGTTGTACATACAACACCGGAAGTTGAATTAAAAGAAGTGGAATTAATTCCGGGTAAACACAATATTATAGGTGTGGATGTACCACTTGGAATTTTACAACTCACGGAAGGAACAGGAACAGTGTTCAGTGAAAAACAATGTGTAGTAAGAAATAATGATAGCGGTGAAATTTTATACGTACAGAATTTTAATTCCAAACATAAATATATTGCAGGTACCTATGATATTGATGTTCTTACTCTCCCAAGAATCCATTACGAGAATTACCAAATTAAGGGAGGAGTAGATAATAAAATAGAAATCCCGCTTCCAGGAACACTCAATATTTCATCCCCCGAAAACAAAATTTATAGTATTTATACATTAACGGATGGTAATTTGGAAAAGATCTACGAATCAACCCTAACGGGCTCCGGAGCTTCAGAAATGGTGCAATTGTTACCGGGAGATTATAAAATATTCAGCAGGTCAAATCTAAAAAAAGCATCAGCAAATACAAAGGAAACTAATTTTACAATTAAAAGCAGTAAAACTGCATTGGTGAAATTATAA
- a CDS encoding T9SS type A sorting domain-containing protein produces the protein MKKEQLFKLSNYSLFSSAFLLIGNTANAQIIYTDVDPDETAFTDEVQIDMDNDGDVDFKLIFIAETFTSFSTSELKLRINPLGDNKVAISTQIVPVTYSGLPWATYTGGATQIVFTVAPLLNSGAVIDEGLNFTLNIANLYERLNFNVYSSYDHQAIAGGDWYGAVDKFAAFQFYIDGALHYGWMRLSVDILSGITIHDYAYQLIADTPITTELVSYSPIWNFVQDAGTSGTGEDLQFNFTAPGDEEDIDVYRIIAVKKAIAENFTVDMANDLLPGQYLELIPDGSIDYTGAFTALSQDSDGDLITVGEPYKLFVLNVMDPASGYANMISKASEAVELIDAVSAPVENVITDIDDFGNGLDIKVTFDEPETIQGISEYRIIIVKKDIADVFTLAEAEIVGPGNYISVAPGEINYTLLLNELSVDSDGDLIEPAKYKSFVLSVADGTSAAVSALSDPSEVITIETQTSVVNSIILEDIAETGNGDDIKISISVSALEQTVEEYRVFLVDFATAFDFDVASAQAVGSPNYFSIIPDGNDIELNGNASTTDSEGNLISWGVPYYVYVLSVASVYGIEDTLSLPSNQVILNFPVIENIDQINNDDIQIYHSNNVVFLQVDFQIENDATFTIFNSAGQIILESKISQGLNEFPIHWLNGIYYGVIRSGKKNFSQKLIIADQ, from the coding sequence GTGAAAAAGGAACAACTCTTTAAGTTAAGCAACTACTCCCTGTTTTCTTCAGCATTTTTACTAATTGGAAATACTGCAAATGCACAAATAATTTACACTGATGTTGATCCGGATGAAACTGCATTTACTGATGAAGTGCAAATAGATATGGATAATGACGGTGATGTGGATTTTAAATTGATCTTTATTGCGGAAACATTTACATCATTTTCAACATCAGAATTAAAATTGCGAATAAATCCTTTGGGGGATAATAAAGTTGCGATCAGTACCCAAATTGTACCTGTTACCTATTCAGGTTTACCTTGGGCGACATATACAGGCGGTGCAACACAAATTGTATTCACAGTTGCTCCCTTACTTAATTCGGGAGCTGTAATTGATGAAGGATTAAATTTTACACTTAATATCGCAAATTTATATGAACGATTAAATTTTAATGTTTATAGCAGTTACGATCATCAGGCAATTGCAGGTGGTGATTGGTATGGCGCTGTAGATAAATTCGCAGCATTTCAATTTTATATCGATGGAGCATTGCATTATGGTTGGATGCGATTAAGTGTTGATATTTTAAGCGGGATAACAATTCATGATTACGCTTATCAATTAATTGCTGACACACCAATTACCACAGAATTAGTTTCCTATTCTCCGATATGGAATTTTGTGCAGGATGCAGGAACCTCCGGAACAGGTGAGGATCTGCAATTTAATTTCACCGCTCCAGGTGATGAAGAAGATATAGATGTTTATCGCATTATTGCGGTTAAAAAAGCTATTGCAGAAAATTTTACGGTGGACATGGCAAATGATTTGTTGCCGGGCCAATATTTAGAATTAATTCCGGATGGAAGTATCGACTACACAGGAGCATTCACAGCACTTTCACAGGATAGCGACGGCGATCTGATCACTGTTGGAGAACCATATAAATTATTTGTTTTAAATGTTATGGATCCTGCATCTGGTTATGCAAATATGATTTCCAAAGCATCCGAAGCTGTGGAATTAATTGATGCAGTTTCCGCTCCAGTGGAAAATGTTATAACAGATATTGATGACTTTGGAAATGGTCTGGATATTAAAGTTACCTTCGATGAACCGGAAACAATTCAAGGTATTAGTGAATACAGAATTATAATTGTGAAAAAAGATATTGCCGATGTTTTTACTTTAGCTGAAGCAGAAATTGTTGGTCCGGGAAATTATATTTCTGTAGCACCCGGAGAAATAAATTATACCCTTTTACTAAACGAATTATCCGTTGATTCAGATGGTGATCTGATAGAACCCGCAAAATACAAAAGTTTTGTTTTAAGTGTTGCTGATGGAACATCCGCGGCTGTAAGTGCATTATCTGATCCTTCAGAAGTAATTACCATTGAAACGCAAACATCGGTTGTTAATAGTATAATCTTGGAAGATATTGCGGAGACCGGTAATGGCGATGATATTAAAATCTCCATCTCCGTTTCTGCCCTGGAACAAACTGTGGAAGAATACAGAGTATTTCTTGTGGATTTTGCTACGGCATTTGATTTTGATGTTGCTTCTGCGCAAGCTGTGGGTTCTCCAAATTATTTTTCGATAATTCCGGATGGAAATGATATTGAATTAAATGGCAATGCCAGCACAACTGACAGTGAGGGAAATTTAATTAGCTGGGGAGTACCATATTACGTTTATGTTTTATCCGTTGCAAGTGTATATGGAATTGAAGATACTTTGTCTCTTCCATCTAATCAGGTAATACTTAATTTTCCTGTTATAGAAAATATCGATCAAATTAATAATGATGATATACAAATTTATCACAGCAATAATGTAGTATTTCTTCAAGTTGATTTCCAGATTGAAAACGATGCAACCTTTACAATTTTCAATTCTGCAGGACAGATAATATTAGAATCTAAAATATCGCAAGGTTTGAATGAATTTCCTATCCATTGGCTAAATGGAATATACTATGGGGTTATTCGTTCGGGAAAAAAGAACTTTTCCCAAAAACTAATTATTGCTGATCAATAA
- a CDS encoding transketolase — protein MSDINQLKRIATQVRRDIIRQVHGCQSGHPGGSLGCADYFVALYFDVMQHNTDFKMDGIGEDVFYLSNGHISPVWYSVLARAGYFPIEELKTFRKMDSRLQGHPTTAEHLPGIRIASGSLGQGLSVAIGTALAKKLNGDDRLVYTLHGDGEMDEGQIWEAAMFAAHHKVDNIISAIDYNGQQIDGPTEKVMSLGNLKAKWEAFGWDVIELKEGNDMEKILETIKTAQNHTGKGKPVMILLHTAMGSGVDFMTNDHQWHGVAPNNEQLEKALGQLEETLGDY, from the coding sequence ATGTCAGATATCAATCAACTAAAACGTATAGCCACGCAAGTGCGCAGAGATATAATTCGCCAGGTTCACGGTTGTCAGAGCGGGCATCCGGGTGGTTCTTTGGGTTGCGCCGATTATTTTGTCGCCTTGTATTTTGATGTAATGCAACACAATACCGATTTTAAAATGGATGGTATCGGGGAAGATGTTTTTTATCTGAGCAACGGTCATATTTCTCCTGTTTGGTACAGTGTTTTAGCCAGAGCAGGTTATTTTCCGATAGAAGAGTTAAAAACCTTCCGCAAAATGGATTCACGTTTGCAAGGCCACCCAACTACAGCGGAACATTTACCAGGTATTCGCATAGCAAGCGGCTCCTTAGGACAAGGTTTATCCGTTGCAATTGGCACTGCTCTCGCCAAAAAATTAAACGGCGACGATCGTTTGGTGTACACCCTGCATGGCGATGGCGAAATGGATGAGGGACAAATATGGGAAGCTGCCATGTTTGCGGCACATCACAAAGTAGATAATATTATTTCTGCAATAGATTATAACGGTCAGCAAATAGATGGTCCCACCGAGAAAGTAATGAGTTTAGGTAACCTCAAAGCCAAATGGGAAGCCTTTGGTTGGGATGTTATTGAACTTAAGGAAGGAAATGACATGGAAAAGATACTCGAAACCATTAAAACAGCTCAAAACCATACCGGAAAAGGAAAACCAGTTATGATATTACTACATACTGCAATGGGAAGCGGTGTCGATTTTATGACAAACGACCACCAATGGCATGGAGTTGCTCCGAATAATGAGCAGCTGGAGAAAGCTTTGGGGCAACTTGAGGAGACGTTGGGGGATTATTGA